From Camelina sativa cultivar DH55 chromosome 20, Cs, whole genome shotgun sequence, the proteins below share one genomic window:
- the LOC104771670 gene encoding vesicle-associated protein 1-4-like, producing MGSSLSLFTNVGPIPPQYQVFINFRGEKLRDRFLGFLVDALLEENVNVFIDDHELRGKDLDHLFNRIEESRVALTIFSKNFTESRWCLDELAKIKECVEEGSLTVIPIFFKMKTDDVKKLKGKFGDNFRDLKSTHRGEPETFRRWKEAMFCVSRNVGLSSSRYSRQNDLVRTIVEEVKKVLKDISESERKIFEAERNQLAARTDEVIRVVIRFLSLFLLFTIVFGPYGLVLMSVFSIPLGHFIINRAVESEW from the exons atGGGCTCCTCCTTATCCCTCTTTACCAACGTTGGACCGATCCCACCTCAGTACCAAGTGTTCATCAACTTCCGAGGCGAAAAGTTGCGTGACAGGTTCCTAGGTTTTCTAGTGGATGCTCTTTTAGAAGAGAATGTAAACGTCTTTATAGATGATCATGAGCTTAGAGGCAAAGATCTTGATCATCTCTTCAACAGGATCGAGGAATCGAGAGTCGCGCTGACAATCTTCTCCAAGAACTTCACCGAGTCGAGATGGTGCTTAGATGAGCTTGCTAAGATTAAAGAATGTGTGGAAGAAGGAAGCCTTACAGTGATTCCTATCTTCTTTAAGATGAAAACTGACGATGTGAAGAAACTAAAGGGAAAGTTCGGAGACAATTTCCGGGACCTGAAGTCAACGCATCGCGGCGAGCCCGAAACTTTTAGGAGATGGAAGGAAGCTATGTTTTGTGTCTCGAGAAACGTTGGCTTGTCTTCGTCACGATACAG CCGGCAGAATGATTTGGTCAGAACAATCGTCGAGGAGGTTAAGAAAGTTTTAAAAGACATCTCCGAGAGCGAACGCAAAATTTTTGAAGCGGAACGCAACCAATTGGCGGCAAGAACAGATGAAGTGATTAGAGTTGTTATACGTTTCCTAagtctgtttcttcttttcacaATAGTTTTTGGTCCTTATGGTTTAGTCCTTATGTCTGTTTTCTCTATTCCTCTTGGTCATTTCATAATCAATCGAGCTGTGGAAAGTGAGTGGTGA
- the LOC104771671 gene encoding disease resistance-like protein CSA1, whose protein sequence is MGAAFSQAGDRRPQVFLNYRKEELRHTFIKRLLTELQRNNVNYFIDDKAQKGKPITDLFEKIEESAIALAIFSKWYSESKWCLDELVRMKEGVEAGELVVIPIFVNVTPSEVKNFNGVFGVTFQKLRNKYGKVQIQKWKEAVEYIAGISGMVWNDRYPDYGFTHPCSLSDDVLVMRTTREVKKELLRRDPNYGKTEHVGSGVTLFVSAMLAFFCGIFLPKLFLADGNLRFAASWLVGFLVFYKAFQIKTTKCDHIITSLDTLRKMWYYYRTPKNVDKRNSKIRKR, encoded by the exons aTGGGGGCGGCCTTTTCTCAAGCAGGAGACAGACGTCCTCAGGTTTTCCTCAATTACCGGAAAGAAGAGCTCCGCCACACTTTTATTAAACGTCTCTTGACTGAGCTCCAAAGAAATAACGTCAACTACTTCATAGATGACAAAGCGCAGAAGGGTAAACCAATAACGGATCTCTTCGAGAAGATCGAAGAGTCAGCGATTGCGCTTGCGATCTTCTCTAAGTGGTACTCAGAATCAAAGTGGTGTTTGGACGAGCTTGTAAGGATGAAAGAGGGCGTGGAGGCTGGTGAACTCGTGGTGATCCCCATCTTTGTCAATGTGACCCCTAGCGAGGTGAAAAACTTCAATGGTGTGTTCGGTGTAACATTCCAGAAGTTGAGGAATAAATACGGGAAGGTCCAGATCCAGAAGTGGAAAGAGGCTGTGGAGTACATTGCTGGCATAAGCGGCATGGTCTGGAACGATAG ATATCCCGACTACGGTTTCACTCATCCATGTAGCTTATCAGATGACGTTCTTGTTATGCGTACTACCAGGGAGGTTAAGAAAGAGCTGTTGAGAAGAGATCCCAATTACGGAAAAACAGAACATGTCGGAAGTGGAGTAACTCTTTTCGTTTCTGCTATGTTGGCTTTTTTCTGTGGTATCTTCTTGCCAAAACTATTTTTAGCTGATGGGAACCTTCGCTTCGCTGCATCATGGTTAGtcggttttttggttttctataaGGCCTTTCAGATAAAAACCACCAAATGTGACCACATCATCACCTCCTTAGATACATTAAGAAAAATGTGGTATTATTATAGAACCCCCAAaaatgttgacaaaagaaaCTCCAAAATAAGAAAACGTTAG